A region from the Coffea eugenioides isolate CCC68of chromosome 9, Ceug_1.0, whole genome shotgun sequence genome encodes:
- the LOC113783656 gene encoding mitochondrial inner membrane protease subunit 1-like isoform X2 produces MSLQVFRHWIPTVKDAFDRTLMVAKFFCGLHVTNTFLCTCALAMGPSMLPTLNLTGSLVLVERLSIRFGKMASGDVVLIRSPEEPRKVVIKRIVGVEGDAVGNEEATAVVPKGHIWIEGDNKHNSRDSRQFGPVPYGLLEGRVFWVMWPPEDFGSVGRKVENNSLESSAGCQKT; encoded by the exons ATGAGTCTTCAAGTTTTCAGGCATTGGATCCCAACTGTCAAAGATGCATTTGATCGAACACTAATGGTGGCCAAATTCTTCTGCGGCCTTCATGTCACCAATACTTTCCTCTGTACCTGTGCTCTG GCTATGGGACCTAGCATGCTACCCACATTGAACCTGACAGGAAGTTTAGTCCTGGTAGAGAGACTATCAATCCGATTTGGGAAAATGGCTTCGGGTGACGTGGTCCTGATTCGGAGCCCTGAAGAACCCCGAAAGGTTGTGATCAAGAGAATAGTTGGTGTTGAAGGTGATGCTGTTGGTAACGAAGAGGCAACTGCTGTT GTGCCGAAGGGACATATCTGGATAGAGGGAGATAACAAACATAATTCTAGAGATTCAAGGCAATTTGGACCTGTTCCTTATGGGCTCTTAGAGGGCAGAGTTTTCTGGGTG ATGTGGCCTCCTGAAGATTTTGGATCAGTGGGTAGAAAAGTGGAAAACAACAGCCTAGAAAG CAGCGCTGGTTGTCAAAAAACATAA
- the LOC113783656 gene encoding mitochondrial inner membrane protease subunit 1-like isoform X3 translates to MSLQVFRHWIPTVKDAFDRTLMVAKFFCGLHVTNTFLCTCALAMGPSMLPTLNLTGSLVLVERLSIRFGKMASGDVVLIRSPEEPRKVVIKRIVGVEGDAVGNEEATAVVPKGHIWIEGDNKHNSRDSRQFGPVPYGLLEGRVFWVMWPPEDFGSVGRKVENNSLESAGCQKT, encoded by the exons ATGAGTCTTCAAGTTTTCAGGCATTGGATCCCAACTGTCAAAGATGCATTTGATCGAACACTAATGGTGGCCAAATTCTTCTGCGGCCTTCATGTCACCAATACTTTCCTCTGTACCTGTGCTCTG GCTATGGGACCTAGCATGCTACCCACATTGAACCTGACAGGAAGTTTAGTCCTGGTAGAGAGACTATCAATCCGATTTGGGAAAATGGCTTCGGGTGACGTGGTCCTGATTCGGAGCCCTGAAGAACCCCGAAAGGTTGTGATCAAGAGAATAGTTGGTGTTGAAGGTGATGCTGTTGGTAACGAAGAGGCAACTGCTGTT GTGCCGAAGGGACATATCTGGATAGAGGGAGATAACAAACATAATTCTAGAGATTCAAGGCAATTTGGACCTGTTCCTTATGGGCTCTTAGAGGGCAGAGTTTTCTGGGTG ATGTGGCCTCCTGAAGATTTTGGATCAGTGGGTAGAAAAGTGGAAAACAACAGCCTAGAAAG CGCTGGTTGTCAAAAAACATAA
- the LOC113783656 gene encoding mitochondrial inner membrane protease subunit 1-like isoform X1, with translation MSLQVFRHWIPTVKDAFDRTLMVAKFFCGLHVTNTFLCTCALAMGPSMLPTLNLTGSLVLVERLSIRFGKMASGDVVLIRSPEEPRKVVIKRIVGVEGDAVGNEEATAVVPKGHIWIEGDNKHNSRDSRQFGPVPYGLLEGRVFWVMWPPEDFGSVGRKVENNSLERSKEGFSVHAPLKNQWFIFTQIQMQLFLCAWDQMLY, from the exons ATGAGTCTTCAAGTTTTCAGGCATTGGATCCCAACTGTCAAAGATGCATTTGATCGAACACTAATGGTGGCCAAATTCTTCTGCGGCCTTCATGTCACCAATACTTTCCTCTGTACCTGTGCTCTG GCTATGGGACCTAGCATGCTACCCACATTGAACCTGACAGGAAGTTTAGTCCTGGTAGAGAGACTATCAATCCGATTTGGGAAAATGGCTTCGGGTGACGTGGTCCTGATTCGGAGCCCTGAAGAACCCCGAAAGGTTGTGATCAAGAGAATAGTTGGTGTTGAAGGTGATGCTGTTGGTAACGAAGAGGCAACTGCTGTT GTGCCGAAGGGACATATCTGGATAGAGGGAGATAACAAACATAATTCTAGAGATTCAAGGCAATTTGGACCTGTTCCTTATGGGCTCTTAGAGGGCAGAGTTTTCTGGGTG ATGTGGCCTCCTGAAGATTTTGGATCAGTGGGTAGAAAAGTGGAAAACAACAGCCTAGAAAG ATCCAAAGAAGGGTTTTCTGTCCATGCACCTCTGAAAAACCAATGGTTTATTTTCACTCAGATACAAATGCAGCTCTTCCTCTGTGCTTGGGATCAGATGTTGTATTAA